From Skermanella sp. TT6, a single genomic window includes:
- a CDS encoding TRAP transporter substrate-binding protein — protein MRTTMTRRTLRSRALKLMASAALVALAAVAVPAGGAQAQQVTFRSADIHPDGYPTVEAVKYMGEILARETDGRLGIKMFSSAQLGDEKDTIQQTQFGVIDMNRINLAPLNGLIPETRVPSMPFLFRSVDHMHAVVDGPIGDEILKTFDSQGLVGLAFYDSGARSFYNSKRPIRTLDDMKGLKIRVIQSEVFIDTIKALGGSATPMPSGEVYSAIQTGVVDGAENNWPTYQSQRHFEQARFYSLSQHSMSPEVLVMSKRVFDKQTPEDQALIRRAAKESVARMRELWQAREKTAEAEVLAAGVQANEVDKAVFEKAVEPVYAKHITDAKLKDLVERIRAVK, from the coding sequence ATGAGAACGACGATGACGCGCCGGACCTTGCGGAGCCGGGCCCTGAAGCTGATGGCCTCCGCGGCCCTCGTGGCCCTGGCCGCGGTCGCGGTTCCGGCCGGCGGCGCCCAGGCCCAGCAGGTCACCTTCCGGTCCGCCGACATCCATCCCGACGGCTACCCGACCGTCGAGGCGGTCAAGTACATGGGCGAGATCCTGGCGCGGGAGACCGACGGCCGGCTCGGCATCAAGATGTTCAGCTCGGCCCAGCTGGGCGACGAGAAGGACACGATCCAGCAGACCCAGTTCGGCGTGATCGACATGAACCGGATCAACCTGGCGCCGCTGAACGGCCTGATCCCGGAGACCCGCGTCCCGTCGATGCCGTTCCTGTTCCGCTCGGTCGACCACATGCACGCCGTGGTGGACGGCCCGATCGGCGACGAGATCCTGAAGACCTTCGACTCCCAGGGGCTGGTCGGCCTCGCCTTCTACGACAGCGGCGCCCGCAGCTTCTACAACAGCAAGCGCCCGATCAGGACGCTGGACGACATGAAGGGCCTGAAGATCCGCGTGATCCAGTCCGAGGTCTTCATCGACACCATCAAGGCCCTGGGCGGCAGCGCCACCCCGATGCCGTCGGGCGAGGTCTACAGCGCGATTCAGACCGGCGTGGTCGACGGCGCCGAGAACAACTGGCCGACGTACCAGAGCCAGCGCCACTTCGAGCAGGCCAGGTTCTACTCGCTGTCCCAGCATTCCATGTCGCCGGAAGTGCTGGTGATGTCCAAGCGGGTGTTCGACAAGCAGACCCCCGAGGACCAGGCGCTGATCCGCCGGGCCGCGAAGGAGTCGGTCGCCAGGATGCGCGAGCTGTGGCAGGCCCGCGAGAAGACCGCCGAGGCCGAGGTGCTGGCCGCCGGCGTGCAGGCCAATGAGGTCGACAAGGCCGTCTTCGAGAAGGCGGTGGAGCCGGTCTACGCCAAGCACATCACCGACGCCAAGCTGAAGGACCTGGTCGAGCGCATCCGCGCGGTCAAGTAA
- a CDS encoding TRAP transporter small permease has translation MKPALAAYSRLLDVLTRLALWAGGFGLVAMTAAIAWQVWGRFVVGDTPSWTEPVSLFLMLWFILLVAAVGVRERFHLGLDLIRDTVPEPVRVAMDLFSYVTVGLFGGAMAWYGLELVLGTWSATVPVLGIPEGMNYLALVVSGTLIVLFSIERSLILLVERTSATGAESHAQAHAPGAAMPTAD, from the coding sequence ATGAAACCCGCGCTTGCCGCGTACTCCCGCCTGCTCGACGTGCTGACCCGCCTCGCCCTGTGGGCCGGCGGGTTCGGCCTGGTCGCCATGACCGCCGCCATCGCGTGGCAGGTCTGGGGCCGCTTCGTGGTCGGCGATACCCCGAGCTGGACCGAGCCGGTGTCGCTGTTCCTGATGCTCTGGTTCATCCTGCTGGTCGCCGCCGTCGGCGTGCGCGAGCGTTTCCATCTCGGGCTCGACCTGATCCGCGACACGGTGCCGGAGCCGGTGCGGGTCGCCATGGACCTGTTCAGCTACGTCACCGTCGGCCTGTTCGGCGGCGCCATGGCCTGGTACGGGCTGGAGCTGGTGCTGGGCACCTGGAGCGCCACCGTCCCCGTGCTCGGCATTCCCGAAGGCATGAACTACCTGGCGCTGGTCGTGTCCGGCACCCTGATCGTGCTGTTCTCGATCGAGCGCTCGCTGATCCTGCTGGTCGAGCGGACCTCCGCCACCGGCGCCGAATCCCATGCCCAGGCGCACGCGCCGGGCGCCGCGATGCCGACGGCCGACTGA
- the nifA gene encoding nif-specific transcriptional activator NifA, with product MAGATRHNQSSVELFAIYEVSKILSSSLDLQQTLREVLRLLSYHLQMQRGRICLLTDDSTLRLIAALGMSQEEMERGQYRAGEGIVGRIVKTGMPAVVPNLADEPLFLNRTGGRNDIAEVVISLVGVPIKAAGECIGVLTIDRISDEGYAGNFDSDVRLLTMVANLIGQTVRLHRTVAEERRFMMREKFRLQKEVSKVDYQVDNVVCSSKRMQEVLAQVHRVAPFRSTVLIRGESGTGKELIARAIHMLSSRKEQPFIRINCAALPESLLESELFGHERGAFTGANRDHKGRFELATGGTLFLDEIGDISPSFQAKLLRVLQEQEFERVGGTRTIKTDVRIITATNVNLEEAVAQGRFRADLYYRINVVTIFLPPLRERSDDIPLLANHFVQKFNRENQLNVALHDDALDVLKKCPWPGNVRELENCIERAATLCRDGVIWDLDLSCQMNLCYSSTLWHHRTVTPTAGASVPGIPGYAAPPGMPMPALPQAAPARAGCSTGGVPGCSAATGGSCAAAPAALPPNAVPAGNPVPPAQPMRPQHPQPPAGGAPAYSDATPSADALNEAAVGELLGMRIGNGGPDEPEFTTPRDRLLWAMERTGWVQAKAGRLLGLTTRQVSYALRKYNIEIKRF from the coding sequence ATGGCCGGAGCGACACGCCACAACCAATCGAGCGTTGAACTCTTCGCTATCTATGAAGTCAGCAAGATCCTGAGTTCCTCACTCGACCTGCAGCAGACGCTGCGCGAGGTTCTGAGGCTGCTGTCGTACCATCTGCAAATGCAGCGCGGGCGCATCTGCCTGCTGACCGACGACAGCACGCTCCGTCTGATCGCGGCGCTCGGCATGTCCCAGGAGGAGATGGAGCGCGGCCAGTACCGCGCCGGCGAGGGCATCGTCGGGCGGATCGTCAAGACCGGCATGCCGGCCGTCGTGCCGAACCTGGCCGACGAGCCGCTGTTCCTCAACCGCACCGGCGGGCGCAACGACATCGCCGAGGTGGTCATCAGTCTGGTCGGCGTGCCGATCAAGGCCGCCGGCGAATGCATCGGCGTGCTGACCATCGACCGGATCAGCGACGAGGGCTACGCCGGCAACTTCGACAGCGACGTCCGCCTGCTGACCATGGTCGCCAACCTGATCGGCCAGACCGTGCGCCTGCACCGCACCGTCGCCGAGGAGCGGCGCTTCATGATGCGGGAGAAGTTCCGCCTCCAGAAGGAAGTGTCCAAGGTCGACTACCAGGTCGACAACGTGGTGTGCAGCAGCAAGCGCATGCAGGAGGTGCTGGCCCAGGTCCACCGGGTCGCGCCGTTCCGCTCCACCGTGCTGATCCGCGGCGAGAGCGGCACCGGCAAGGAGCTGATCGCCCGGGCGATCCACATGCTCAGCTCGCGCAAGGAACAGCCCTTCATCCGGATCAACTGCGCGGCGCTGCCGGAAAGCCTGCTGGAATCCGAGCTGTTCGGCCATGAGCGCGGCGCCTTCACCGGCGCCAACCGCGACCACAAGGGCCGGTTCGAGCTGGCGACCGGCGGCACCCTGTTCCTGGACGAGATCGGCGACATCTCGCCCTCCTTCCAGGCCAAGCTGCTGCGCGTGCTGCAGGAGCAGGAGTTCGAGCGGGTCGGCGGCACCCGGACCATCAAGACCGACGTGCGGATCATCACCGCGACCAACGTCAACCTGGAGGAGGCGGTCGCCCAGGGCCGGTTCCGCGCCGACCTCTATTACCGCATCAACGTGGTGACCATCTTCCTGCCGCCGCTGCGCGAGCGCAGCGACGACATCCCGCTGCTGGCCAACCATTTCGTCCAGAAGTTCAACCGCGAGAACCAGTTGAACGTGGCGCTCCACGACGACGCCCTCGACGTCCTTAAGAAATGCCCCTGGCCCGGCAACGTGCGCGAGCTGGAGAACTGCATCGAGCGGGCGGCGACCCTGTGCCGCGACGGGGTGATCTGGGACCTGGACCTGTCCTGCCAGATGAACCTCTGCTACTCCTCGACCCTGTGGCATCACCGCACGGTCACCCCGACCGCCGGCGCGTCCGTCCCCGGCATCCCCGGCTACGCGGCACCGCCCGGCATGCCGATGCCGGCGCTGCCCCAGGCCGCCCCGGCGCGGGCCGGCTGCAGCACCGGCGGCGTGCCGGGCTGTTCGGCCGCCACCGGCGGGTCCTGCGCCGCCGCTCCCGCGGCACTGCCGCCCAACGCCGTCCCGGCCGGCAACCCCGTGCCGCCGGCCCAGCCGATGCGGCCCCAGCATCCGCAGCCGCCGGCCGGCGGCGCGCCCGCCTATTCCGACGCGACCCCGTCCGCCGACGCCCTGAACGAGGCCGCGGTCGGCGAGCTTCTCGGCATGCGGATCGGCAACGGCGGCCCCGACGAACCGGAATTCACCACCCCGCGCGACCGCCTGCTGTGGGCCATGGAGCGCACCGGCTGGGTCCAGGCCAAGGCCGGCCGGCTGCTCGGCCTGACCACGCGGCAGGTCAGCTACGCCCTGCGGAAGTACAACATCGAAATAAAACGATTCTAA
- a CDS encoding TRAP transporter large permease — protein MELTILFGTFAVLLVLGVPIAFVLAIASFATIVHMGLPPLIVFQRMASGMSAFALMAIPFFIFAGELMVRGAIAEKLVRLAAGVIGHLRGGLGLVNVMSSTFFGGVSGSAVADASAVGGLMIPQMKARGYAVDYSVNITVTSAIIALMIPPSHNMIIYSISAGGMISIADLFTAGILPGLLLAVLLMVAAYVVARRRGYPAEVFPGFPALMSIFLNAVPGLLLILVIVGGVRSGVFTATESSMIAVVYALLITLLVYRSLSWADFVTATLAAARTTAMVLLVIGAAASFGWLLALLQVPAATVEFMQSLSDNPLVIFLLLNVVLLFLGCFMDMSPLIIITTPIFLPVVTAFGMDPVHFGVILVLNLGIGLCTPPVGSVLFVGCAVGKIPIMQAVRTIWPFYIACIVTLILVTYIPAISLFLPKMFAN, from the coding sequence ATGGAACTCACCATCCTGTTCGGCACCTTCGCGGTGCTGCTGGTGCTGGGCGTGCCGATCGCCTTCGTGCTCGCCATCGCCAGCTTCGCGACCATCGTCCATATGGGCCTGCCGCCGCTGATCGTGTTCCAGCGCATGGCGTCGGGCATGAGCGCCTTCGCCCTGATGGCGATCCCGTTCTTCATCTTCGCCGGCGAGCTGATGGTGCGCGGCGCCATCGCGGAGAAGCTGGTGCGGCTGGCGGCCGGCGTGATCGGCCACCTGCGCGGCGGCCTGGGGCTGGTCAACGTGATGTCCAGCACCTTCTTCGGCGGCGTGTCGGGGTCGGCGGTGGCCGATGCCTCGGCGGTCGGCGGGCTGATGATCCCGCAGATGAAGGCCCGCGGCTACGCCGTGGACTATTCGGTCAACATCACCGTGACGTCCGCGATCATCGCCCTGATGATCCCGCCCAGCCACAACATGATCATCTACTCGATCTCGGCCGGCGGCATGATCTCGATCGCCGACCTGTTCACGGCCGGCATCCTGCCGGGGCTGCTGCTGGCGGTGCTGCTCATGGTCGCGGCCTATGTCGTGGCCCGCAGGCGGGGATATCCGGCCGAGGTGTTCCCGGGATTCCCCGCGCTGATGTCGATCTTCCTGAACGCGGTGCCGGGGCTGCTGCTGATCCTGGTGATCGTCGGCGGCGTGCGGTCCGGCGTCTTCACGGCGACCGAAAGCTCGATGATCGCGGTGGTCTACGCGCTGCTGATCACCCTGCTGGTCTATCGCAGCCTGAGCTGGGCCGATTTCGTCACGGCGACCCTGGCGGCGGCGCGGACCACGGCCATGGTGCTGCTGGTGATCGGGGCCGCGGCCTCGTTCGGCTGGCTGCTGGCGCTGCTCCAGGTGCCGGCCGCGACGGTCGAGTTCATGCAGTCGCTCAGCGACAACCCGCTGGTGATCTTCCTGCTGCTCAACGTGGTGCTGCTGTTCCTCGGCTGCTTCATGGACATGTCGCCGCTGATCATCATCACCACGCCGATCTTCCTGCCGGTGGTCACCGCGTTCGGCATGGACCCGGTCCATTTCGGCGTGATCCTGGTGCTGAACCTGGGAATCGGGCTGTGCACCCCGCCGGTCGGATCGGTGCTGTTCGTCGGCTGCGCCGTGGGCAAGATCCCGATCATGCAGGCGGTCCGGACGATCTGGCCGTTCTACATCGCCTGCATCGTAACGCTGATCCTGGTGACCTACATCCCCGCGATCTCGCTCTTCCTGCCGAAGATGTTCGCGAACTGA
- a CDS encoding cupin domain-containing protein — METGSNQDARRGSDVFLKDAEIGWETVGEGLRRKILCYDETIMMARVAFEAGAVGTPHRHPHTQCSLVESGVFDITIAGRTERLSAGDSFVVPSDALHGAVNIEPGILLDVFTPLREDFLPPA; from the coding sequence ATGGAAACCGGATCGAACCAGGACGCGAGGCGCGGCAGCGACGTCTTCCTGAAGGACGCCGAGATCGGCTGGGAGACTGTCGGCGAAGGGCTTCGCCGGAAGATCCTGTGCTATGACGAGACGATCATGATGGCCCGGGTCGCCTTCGAAGCCGGCGCCGTCGGCACCCCGCACCGCCACCCCCATACCCAGTGCAGCCTGGTGGAAAGCGGCGTCTTCGACATCACCATCGCCGGCCGCACCGAGCGCCTGTCGGCCGGCGACAGCTTCGTCGTGCCCTCCGACGCCCTGCACGGCGCCGTCAACATCGAACCCGGCATCCTGCTGGACGTCTTCACCCCACTGCGCGAGGACTTCCTGCCGCCGGCATGA
- the kduD gene encoding 2-dehydro-3-deoxy-D-gluconate 5-dehydrogenase KduD produces MTSLGTSPGTSPGTPFDLAGLTAIVTGANTGIGQGIAVALARAGAGIAAVGRSSMDETAGLVAGTGAPFLEIRADLGSTEPLAGIVERTVGWSGRADILVNNAGIIRRADAIEFTEEDWDAVMDVNLKSAFFLSQAFARRLLEAGRPGKIINIASMLSFQGGIRIPSYTASKSGLAGLTRLLACEWAARGINVNALAPGYFVTNNTQALREDPKRSADILGRIPAGRWGKPEDLGGAAVFLASPASDYVHGVVLPVDGGWLVR; encoded by the coding sequence ATGACATCCTTGGGGACTTCGCCCGGAACTTCGCCCGGAACCCCGTTCGACCTTGCCGGGCTGACGGCGATCGTGACCGGGGCGAACACCGGCATCGGCCAGGGGATCGCGGTGGCGCTGGCCCGGGCCGGCGCCGGCATCGCCGCGGTCGGCCGCTCGTCCATGGACGAGACGGCCGGCCTGGTCGCCGGGACCGGAGCGCCGTTCCTGGAGATCCGGGCCGACCTGGGCTCCACCGAGCCGCTGGCCGGCATCGTGGAGCGGACCGTGGGCTGGAGCGGCCGGGCCGACATCCTGGTCAACAATGCCGGGATCATCCGCCGGGCCGACGCGATCGAGTTCACCGAGGAGGACTGGGACGCCGTCATGGACGTCAACCTGAAGTCCGCCTTCTTCCTGTCCCAGGCCTTCGCCCGCCGGCTGCTGGAGGCCGGGCGGCCAGGCAAGATCATCAACATCGCGTCGATGCTGTCCTTCCAGGGCGGCATCCGGATCCCGTCCTACACGGCGTCCAAGAGCGGGCTGGCCGGCCTGACCCGGCTGCTGGCCTGCGAATGGGCGGCGCGCGGGATCAACGTGAACGCGCTGGCGCCGGGCTATTTCGTCACCAACAACACCCAGGCGCTCCGCGAGGACCCCAAGCGCAGCGCCGACATCCTGGGCCGAATCCCCGCCGGCCGCTGGGGCAAGCCGGAGGACCTGGGCGGCGCCGCGGTCTTCCTGGCCTCCCCGGCGTCGGACTATGTCCACGGCGTGGTGCTGCCGGTGGACGGCGGCTGGCTGGTCCGCTGA
- a CDS encoding GntR family transcriptional regulator — protein MTSGIDETGGKTAEGTAEAHAASPKPRTRTAPMRRTAPKTALPGAALRGSTVSAAIHRELRAEIVSMRRKPGEPIVEKRIAQDHGVSRTPVREALLRLADEGLVDIFPQSGSFVSRIPVAELPEAILIRKALEEAAVRYAAAQATRSQVARLRANLEYQREMSEGADAGGFHEADEAFHALIADTAGCPGFWTLTRQVKVQVDRYRLLTLPVPGRIRSVIAEHTAIVDAIEAHDPARAAETMAAHLDSLRASIGDIRENNPFFFSDRPEGAGG, from the coding sequence ATGACTTCAGGAATCGACGAGACCGGCGGCAAGACCGCCGAAGGGACCGCCGAAGCGCATGCTGCCTCCCCGAAGCCGCGCACCCGGACGGCGCCGATGCGCCGGACCGCTCCCAAGACGGCGCTGCCCGGCGCGGCGCTGCGGGGTTCCACCGTCTCCGCCGCCATTCACCGCGAGCTGCGGGCGGAGATCGTGTCGATGCGCCGCAAGCCCGGCGAGCCGATCGTCGAGAAGCGGATCGCCCAGGACCACGGAGTCAGCCGCACGCCGGTGCGCGAGGCGCTGCTGCGCCTGGCGGACGAGGGGCTGGTGGACATCTTCCCCCAGTCCGGCTCCTTCGTGTCGCGCATCCCGGTCGCCGAGCTGCCGGAAGCCATCCTGATCCGCAAGGCGCTGGAGGAGGCCGCCGTCCGCTACGCCGCCGCCCAGGCGACGCGGTCCCAGGTGGCCCGGCTCCGCGCCAACCTGGAATACCAGCGGGAGATGAGCGAGGGCGCCGACGCCGGGGGCTTCCACGAGGCCGACGAGGCGTTCCACGCGCTGATCGCCGACACCGCCGGCTGCCCCGGCTTCTGGACCCTGACCCGGCAGGTCAAGGTCCAGGTGGACCGGTATCGGCTGCTGACCCTTCCCGTTCCCGGCCGCATCCGGTCGGTGATCGCCGAGCATACCGCCATCGTCGACGCGATCGAGGCCCACGACCCGGCCCGCGCGGCCGAGACGATGGCGGCGCACCTGGACAGCCTGCGCGCGAGCATCGGCGACATCCGGGAGAACAACCCCTTCTTCTTCTCCGACAGGCCGGAGGGGGCGGGCGGCTGA
- the kduI gene encoding 5-dehydro-4-deoxy-D-glucuronate isomerase yields MKISVRQVSHPDAVRTFDTETLRGQFLIPSLFEADEIALTYSHIDRLVVGGATPVAGPLTLESSKEIGSDTFLKRRELGVVNVGGAGRVVVDGTAFDLAPRDGLYVAMGSADVRFESADAANPAKFYLVSAPAHARHETMKISLEQARKVTLGDIAQSNDRTIYQMIHPEVCRSCQLVLGMTVLKPNNMWNTMPCHTHDRRSEVYLYFDLPQDGRVFHFMGEPTETRHMVIANEQAVLSPGWSIHSGVGTSNYTFIWAMAGDNQDFTDMDMVPMTELR; encoded by the coding sequence ATGAAGATTTCCGTCAGGCAGGTATCCCACCCGGATGCCGTCCGCACCTTCGACACCGAGACGCTGCGCGGGCAGTTCCTGATCCCGTCGCTGTTCGAGGCCGACGAGATCGCCCTGACCTACAGCCACATCGACCGGCTGGTGGTCGGCGGCGCCACCCCGGTGGCCGGCCCGCTGACGCTGGAGTCCTCCAAGGAGATCGGCTCCGACACCTTCCTGAAGCGCCGCGAGCTGGGCGTCGTCAACGTGGGCGGCGCCGGGCGGGTCGTGGTGGACGGCACCGCCTTCGATCTGGCCCCGCGCGACGGGCTCTACGTCGCCATGGGCAGCGCGGACGTGCGGTTCGAGAGCGCCGACGCCGCCAACCCCGCCAAGTTCTACCTGGTCAGCGCGCCGGCCCACGCCCGGCACGAGACCATGAAGATCTCGCTGGAGCAGGCTCGCAAGGTGACCCTGGGCGACATCGCCCAGTCCAACGACCGGACCATCTACCAGATGATCCACCCCGAGGTCTGCCGGTCCTGCCAGCTGGTGCTGGGCATGACGGTGCTGAAGCCGAACAACATGTGGAACACCATGCCGTGCCACACCCACGACCGGCGGTCCGAGGTCTATCTGTACTTCGACCTGCCGCAGGACGGGCGCGTCTTCCACTTCATGGGCGAGCCGACCGAGACCCGGCACATGGTGATCGCCAACGAGCAGGCCGTGCTGTCGCCGGGCTGGTCGATCCACAGCGGCGTCGGCACCAGCAACTACACCTTCATCTGGGCCATGGCCGGCGACAACCAGGACTTCACCGACATGGACATGGTGCCCATGACCGAGCTGCGCTGA